A genomic stretch from Glaciecola nitratireducens FR1064 includes:
- a CDS encoding ATP-grasp domain-containing protein, giving the protein MSKIYVLHENNEWTIHLQNRLEELSLPYELWHLDEGVIDLSSEPPEGVFYNRISASSHTRDHRFAPEFTEAVLAWLERHGRIVVNGTRALRLEVSKVNQYMALNAGGIQTPKTLAAVGKKHIIDAANSLGMPSFITKHNRAGKGQGVQLFHSVNALQDYIDGANFDEPVDGITLIQQYIESPESFIIRHEFIGGKFLYGVKVDTSEGFELCPADACSIDDMFCPTDKPQTAATAKFEILKNYRPAFIDAYEAFLQENDIQVAGIEAIQDADGISYAYDVNTNTNYNSDAEKIAGQFAMLELAKYLAARLQES; this is encoded by the coding sequence ATGAGCAAAATCTACGTACTGCATGAAAATAACGAGTGGACTATTCACTTGCAGAACAGGTTGGAAGAATTAAGTCTACCCTACGAGCTTTGGCACTTGGATGAAGGTGTCATAGACTTGTCCAGCGAGCCGCCCGAGGGCGTTTTCTACAATCGAATCAGTGCTTCTTCACACACCCGAGACCATCGCTTTGCTCCTGAATTCACAGAAGCAGTGCTTGCTTGGTTGGAGCGTCACGGTCGTATAGTGGTAAACGGCACCAGAGCGCTGCGCTTAGAAGTGAGTAAAGTAAATCAGTACATGGCGCTTAATGCGGGCGGTATCCAAACACCAAAAACACTCGCCGCAGTAGGTAAAAAGCACATTATCGATGCCGCTAATTCACTAGGCATGCCTTCTTTTATCACTAAGCATAACCGAGCAGGCAAAGGTCAAGGAGTGCAGCTGTTTCATTCTGTTAATGCACTACAAGATTATATTGACGGTGCGAATTTTGATGAACCCGTTGACGGTATTACTTTGATCCAACAATATATTGAATCGCCCGAATCCTTCATCATTAGACATGAATTTATTGGTGGCAAATTCCTTTATGGCGTCAAAGTTGATACATCTGAAGGCTTTGAACTTTGCCCCGCAGATGCTTGCTCTATTGACGATATGTTTTGTCCGACGGATAAGCCACAAACAGCAGCTACCGCAAAGTTCGAAATTCTCAAGAACTACCGTCCAGCATTTATTGATGCCTACGAGGCGTTCTTGCAAGAAAATGATATTCAAGTAGCTGGTATCGAAGCTATACAAGATGCAGATGGCATCAGCTATGCCTATGACGTTAATACAAACACAAACTACAACTCTGATGCAGAAAAAATAGCAGGACAATTTGCAATGCTAGAATTAGCAAAATACCTTGCAGCACGTTTGCAAGAGAGTTGA
- a CDS encoding cystathionine gamma-lyase, which translates to MTRKPSLASLSINAGAPVAKNGNAFRHGPEFASTFHLSGDVDPEVYQYGRFGQPTWTSLETGLAELEGGDTVIFPSGMSAASAILTSLVKPGDTILLPSDGYAPVRYYTEHYLVKFGVKLKTIATREIDSFDFHGITVALLETPSNPMLDTFDIRKAANKIHQQGGILAIDNTTLTFLGQLPLALGADISMSADTKAVNGHSDVVFGHVSTLDKTISDKIRNWRKFSGNIPGPMETWLVHRSLSTLDVRLQRMCDTAILLADALEKHEKVLSIRFPGLTSDPSHAIAKQQQQLFGFIISFELESKEAADKFLAACNLVYVATSFGGVHSIAERRARWGTDQIPEGVIRFSVGCERHEDLINDVIAALDSL; encoded by the coding sequence ATGACGCGTAAACCTTCCCTAGCCTCTCTCAGTATCAATGCCGGTGCGCCTGTAGCAAAGAATGGAAACGCATTTCGTCATGGCCCTGAATTTGCCAGCACGTTTCATTTATCCGGTGATGTAGATCCTGAGGTTTATCAATACGGTCGATTTGGACAGCCGACTTGGACAAGCTTAGAAACAGGCTTAGCTGAATTAGAAGGTGGCGATACCGTAATTTTTCCTTCAGGAATGTCTGCTGCCTCAGCAATTTTAACCAGTTTGGTTAAGCCGGGCGACACAATATTGCTGCCCAGCGACGGCTACGCTCCGGTACGCTATTACACCGAGCATTATCTGGTTAAGTTTGGCGTTAAGTTAAAAACAATTGCAACTCGTGAAATCGACAGTTTTGATTTTCACGGCATTACTGTTGCCTTATTGGAAACCCCAAGTAATCCCATGCTGGACACCTTTGATATACGCAAAGCTGCCAACAAGATCCATCAGCAAGGCGGTATATTAGCCATCGATAACACAACGCTGACATTCTTAGGGCAGTTACCACTAGCTTTGGGCGCAGACATTTCGATGAGTGCTGATACTAAAGCGGTTAACGGGCACAGCGACGTTGTATTTGGCCACGTTTCAACATTAGATAAAACGATTAGCGACAAAATAAGAAATTGGCGCAAATTTTCGGGAAATATTCCTGGGCCTATGGAAACTTGGCTTGTGCACAGAAGCTTATCTACATTAGATGTTAGATTACAACGCATGTGCGACACCGCGATACTGTTAGCTGATGCTCTGGAAAAACACGAAAAAGTGCTGTCAATTCGCTTCCCAGGGCTCACATCCGACCCTTCACATGCGATTGCCAAGCAGCAGCAGCAACTGTTTGGCTTTATTATAAGTTTCGAATTAGAGTCCAAGGAAGCCGCAGATAAATTCTTAGCCGCTTGCAACTTGGTCTATGTAGCAACCAGTTTTGGTGGCGTGCACAGCATCGCTGAGCGGCGTGCTCGCTGGGGAACTGACCAGATACCAGAAGGTGTTATCAGATTCAGCGTTGGATGTGAGCGTCACGAAGATCTAATTAATGATGTAATAGCTGCGTTAGATAGCCTTTAA